GCGATCTGCAGTTTCTTTTTTTGCGCCGCTACATTCCAAGTAGACGCACAATGTCTCATACAGTTCACTGTCATTTTCTTTGTCATAAGCAATGACGGAAGAGATGTGTTCATCTACAAAAGACTGCAACTGATTTGATGCAGTCAATTCAGATAGCAATCGGTAAATCCCCAATTGTTCATAGAAATAGGTTGTGACAAGTCCTGACTTATGCAAAGTCAACACTTTTCTCGATTCCTCATAACCTTTTTTTATATCTTTGATATCTTGATAGACGGTGCCGATGCCAAACCGGCATTTGCTTCCCAATAAGTAGTCGGAATGATTAAATCGTTCAATTAGATGGAGGACTTGCAAGTAACGATCAGTCTCTTTTTTATGTTCAGAAGCTGATAGAAAGAAAGCGATGATAACTATTTCATTTTTTACACTCGAAACGGCGGGAAAAAAGCCATGCCGATTAAACAATGTGCGTATCGTCATGGAGCGTTGGATCCGGATCTCCTCCCAATCTTCATCCGCTATATCCAAAGCTAGGTCATCTATGTGTATGGTGAAAATCCGGTAATACATATTGCTACTTGGTGTCGGAAGATAAGCGTGGATTTCGTCTTGATCGACAGCTCTCCCGTTCAGTAGGTTACGTACAAACTCACCTTCACTTTTTTGTTTTCGCTCAGCAATCGTCCGGCTGCGCAACAAAATTTGGGCAATAGCAAGAGCAGCACGATCCAAAATCAAAAAAGTCATATCATCTGTTCGTGGAGCAGTAATTTCCATGCATGCAAAACCTAGAAGCTGACCTAATCCGCGTACCGGCATGCAAGCGAAAGATCTCTCCTGGATGGAGATGATATGCTCTTCCTTCTGGGGCGATGAAAAAAGGTTAGTATTCTGTTGAAGCACAGACTCGACTTCCTTCATTTCAGATGGATAGTAGTAGGACTTTTCATGATTGCCTATAAACATGATGCCTTGTTTAAAAAAGAGATGAAGCTCTTGCAGGATTTTTAAAATTCCATTTGGAGCAAGGGACAGGTCGATAAATTTCCTTGATAAGGCGTCAAGCTGTGAAAGCATTTGATGGTGTCGATTAATGATCGCAGTATGTAAATCCTGCGTAATATCTACAAATTTTACGGTCTTTTCAAAAACAATGATCGGAAAACGGTGTTCATTCGCCAATTGGATAATTTCATGAGGGATTTCAATGAAATATGGCCCCAACTCAATACAAATACAAGCTACGTTTTTTTCGATCAACCGTTTTACATATTTCAGTTGAGTTGGTAAATCTAGCTGTAAGCCTACGCCAGTCGTTAAAATCAATTCCCCACCATTGATCAACGATTCAAATTCTTGTATTTCCAAAACATGAGCCCATTTCACTTGGCGTCCGATTCCTTCTTCGCCTGCAACTACTTTAGCATCTTTGAATAATGGTCGCTTCAGGATATCTGAAACTGCTATTTGCAATTCTCCCAATGGGAATCCCTCCATAACGTAAAAAAAGAATGGTAATCATTTTACGAAGTGTAAAGTGCTAAGTATTAGAATTGTTTGTAAAGTATAAATTGTAGTGTATCAGAAAATCGATAGTTATCGCAACGAGACTATAGTAGGAGGAGATTATATGCAAACAGTGGCGACAGAAAAGAAAACGCTTTCAAATTTTGTGAATGGACAATGGGTAAAATCAAGGACAGATAAATACGAAGAAGTTCCGAATCCTGCAACTGGAGAGATTCTAGCGGAAGTGCCGATCTCCACGACAGAAGATTTGGAAGTGGCGGTAGCAGCGGCAAAGGAAGCATTTGCGAAATGGAAAAAGACACCGGTGCCCCAACGTTCACGTATCTTATTCAACTATCAACAATTGCTCGTGAAGCATTGGGATGAGCTGGCAAAATTGATTACGATTGAAAACGGTAAAAACTATAACGAAGCCTATGGCGAGGTGCAACGTGGCATTGAATGTGTCGAGTTCGCGGCAGGGGCTCCGACTTTGATGATGGGGTATCAGCTTCCGGACATCGCGACAAATATCGAGTCGGGTGCATACCGTTATCCAATCGGCGTCATCGGCGGAATTACACCGTTCAACTTCCCTATGATGGTTCCTTGCTGGATGTTCCCGATGGCGATTGCGACTGGCAACACATTCATCTTGAAGCCATCGGAACGTACGCCGTTGCTGGCCAACCGTCTTGCAGAGCTATTGAAGGAAGCTGGACTTCCCGACGGTGTCTTCAATATCGTCCACGGGGCACATGATATCGTCAACGGAATCTTGAGCCATCCTGACATTCCTGCAATTTCGTTTGTTGGATCCCAACCGGTTGCTGAATATGTATACAAAACTGGCGCCGCGAATGGTAAACGTGTTCAAGCGCTTGCGGGTGCGAAAAACCACACGATCGTCATGCCGGATGCAAATATGGATTTGGCTGTAAAAGATATCATCAATGCAGCATTCGGATCCGCGGGTGAACGTTGCATGGCTTGTTCGGTTGTCGTTGCAGTTGGCGACATTGCAGATCAGCTCGTCAATCGTTTAGTCGAAGAGTCTGACAAGCTGACAATCGGAAATGGGTTGGAAGAAGGGATCTTCCTAGGACCGGTCATCCGTGATTCCCATAAAGACCGGACGCTCGCGTATATTGAGTCGGGCATAGAGGAAGGGGCTAAGTTGATACGTGACGGTCGAAAGGACGAGACGTCTTCGGAGGGCGGATACTTTGTCGGGCCGACAATTTTCGACAATGTTACACAGGAAATGAAGATTTGGAAAGATGAAATCTTCGCTCCGGTTCTATCCATCGTTCGTGTCGATACGTTGGATGAGGCGATTGCGTACGCCAACAAATCCGAATTTGCGAATGGTGCTTGTTTATTTACGGATAGCGCAAAAGCAATCCGTCAATTCCGTGAAGAAATCGACGCGGGTATGCTCGGCGTCAATTTAGGGGTTCCGGCACCAATGGCCTTTTTCCCATTTTCAGGTTATAAAAAATCATTCTATGGAGACCTTCATGCAAACGGCCGCGATGGAGTGGAATTCTATACACGCAAGAAAATGTTGACAGCACGTCATTCGTATTAAAAGAAGGGAGAGATGATGAAGATGACAACAGTACATGAACAAACAAAGTCAGTAGTGGACAAGGATCGGGATAATATTTGGCATCATATTTCGGCCTATAACGAAAAGAACCCCCCGATGGTCGTTGAGAAAGGGGAAGGTGCATGGATTACGGATCATAAAGGCAATCGCTATTTAGATGGGATGGCCGGCTTATGGGCTGTAAACGTAGGCTATGGACGAGAAGAGATGGCGCAGGCGGCCTTCGAACAGATGAAGAAACTCGCTTACGTCCCGATGATGCAAAGCCATGGACCTGCAATTGAACTGGCGGAGAAGATCAATGAACTGCTTGGTGGCGATTATAAAATCTTTTATTCCAACTCCGGTTCTGACGCGAATGAGGTGGCGTTCAAATTGGCGCGCCAATATCATCAGCAAAATGGGGAGTCGTCCCGTTATAAATTCATTTCCCGCTACCGTGCATATCATGGCAGTTCCATGGGGGCCCTTGCGGCAACGGGGCAAGCGCTGCGTAAATATAAATACGAACCATTAGCGCCTGGATTCCTTCATATTGCGCCTCCGGATAATTATCGGAGACCTGCGGGGCAATCGGTGGAAGATTATAATATTCAACGGGCCCAAGAATTTGAGGAGAAAGTTATTTGGGAGCAGAAAGAGACGATAGCCGGAATCATCATGGAGCCGCTCATTACAGGCGGCGGCATTCTCATTCCGCATCCGGTGTACGTAGAAAAGGTGCAAGAAATCTGCAGACGTCATGGTGTGCTGCTCATAATTGACGAAGTCATTTGCGGATTCGGCCGTACGGGCAAAATGTTCGGGCATCAGCACTTCAATTGCAAACCAGACATCATTACAATGGCAAAAGGTTTGACGAGTGCCTATTTGCCTTTGTCTGTCACAGCGATTCGGAAGGATATCTATGACAAATTTGACACGGGGCAAGAGAACAGCCACTTCCGTCATGTGAATACATTTGGCGGCAACCCTGCAGCTTGTGCGTTGGCATTGAAGAACATCGAAATTATCGAACGTGAACAGCTTGTCGAACGCTCCGCGGAATTGGGAGAGCGTCTCCTCAAAGAACTTGAAGAGTTGAAGAATCATCCGTATGTCGGTGATATCCGGGGCAAAGGCTTTTTGCTAGGCATTGAACTCGTGGAGGATAAAAAGACGAAAGAACCCGCTACAAACGCTCGGATGGCGAAAATCATGGGAGATTGCAAAGCGAACGGGCTCATTGTTGGACGGAATGGAGATACTGTAGCTGGCTACAACAATATTTTGGCGTTGAGTCCACCATTATCATGTACTGATGAAGATTTTGATTTTATTGTTGCTGTATTGAAGAAAGTGTTTAACGAAAATAAATAAGACGGTTAGTTGTCCCAGTAGCAATATATATTTGGCTTCTGGGACAGCTTTTTATTATTCAGTCTATTATCTATCCTGTTTTTTCTTTTTTAACTCTGCACGAATCCGTGGCTCGGTCCGGTTCATAATGCGCTTGACGTTTTCGAGGTGTTTCCATACTGCCATAATGAAAAGAAGAATGGTAATGAGAATTGGCCAATATCCAACCATCCAAATAGCAGCTGCAAGAAATGTGCCATAGAGCATGAATACGCCGAAGACGAGTATATCCGTCACAATAGCAACAATGACGAACAATAGAAGACCTGCAATGCCGAAGCGCCAATCAATGGCGAAAAGAACTCCTATAACACTTGCCGTTCCTTTCCCTCCATTGAACTTCATATGAAAAGGAAAATTATGTCCAAAAACAACAGCTGCACCTACTAAAAAGAGAAATGCTGTCACATGTTCCGGTGCAAGACCGAAGCGCTCAGCAGCAAATCGTACAGCCAGGACGGCGACAATCCCTTTCCCGATATCTATCAAAGCAACGAGCGCCCCATACCGTTTACCTAACACCATTGTCGCATTCGAAGCGCCTGCATTTTTCACTCCGGATTCTTTCAAATTTACACCTGAAAGCCACTGCGCTACAGTCGATCCATGCAGGCAACCGATCAAATAGCCAAATAGAATAATCCCGATACTCCACAAAATCATAAGTACTCCTCCAAAAAGAATATACATCTATCATACCATTGTCGCTAAACGCAAGTTTCAGAAAAAAATAAATTCACCCCTTGACTTTTAAAAAATAGTCTCCTATACTGTTCAACAAGATGAAAAACTGAATACCCAAACTCTTATCAAGAGCGGCGGAGGGACTAGGCCCTGCGATGCCCGGCAACCGGCAAGTGACGAACTTGCAAAGGTGCTACTTCCTACAGATTCGTGCAAACGGTCTGAAAGATAAGAGGAGGAATAAGCGAAAGCGTAACCCTTCTCTTAGCGAAAGGGGTTATTTTTTTATTCCAAAAACCCCCAACGCCTCCGCATTGCCTTTTCATCTTAAAAAATCCACTGGAGGTAATAAAAATGACAAACAAACAACTTCAACCAGAAACTCTTCTCTTACACGGAGGCCAAAAGCCGGATCCTATTACAGGTTCTCGTGCTGTACCGATCCACCGTACTACTGCATTCGTTTTCCGCGACACTGAACATGCCCAAAACTTATTCGGCTTGCAAGAAGCAGGCAATATTTACACACGAATCACGAATCCTACCGTTGCTGTCTTTGAAGAAAGGGTTGCGCTACTAGAAGGTGGAACAGCTGCAGTCGCTCTTTCCTCCGGGATGGCCGCTATCGCTTTCTCCATTTTGAACATTGCGGGAGCAGGGGACGAAATCGTCGCTGCCGGCAATCTATACGGTGGTACGTATAATCTATTCGCCGTCACGCTTCCTCGCTACGGCATCAATGTGAAATTCGTCGATGCAGAAGACCCTGAAAACTTCCGCGCGGCAATTACGGACAAAACGAAAGCGATCTTCGCTGAAACGATTGGGAACCCGAGCTTACAAGTGCTCGATATCGAAGCAGTCGCAAATATCGCTCATGAGAATGAAATTCCGTTCCTCATCGATAACACATTCGCATCCCCATACGGATCGAATCCAATCGAGTTTGGAGCAGACGTCGTCATTCATTCCGCAACGAAATGGATTGGCGGCCACGGAACGACAATTGGGGGTGTCGTCGTCGACGCAGGGAAATTTGACTGGACGCGCGGCAAGTTCCCAGGCTTTACAGAGCCGGACGAAACGTACAACGGCCTACGCTACGGCGTTGACACTGCGGCAGCGGCATTCGCTACGAAGCTCCGCGTCCAATTGCTGCGTGACTTCGGACCTTGCCTAGATCCGGACAGTGCTTTCAACTTCCTACAAGGGCTGGAGACGCTTCATTTGCGTGTGACACGCCATAACGAAAATGCCGTGAAAGTCGCTGAATTCCTACAGGCTCATCCGTCTGTTGAATGGATTACTTACACAGGACTGGAAGATCATCCGACGTATGAAAATGCTAAGAAATATTTGAAAAACGGCTTCGGCTCCATCATCGTCTTCGGCATTAAAGGCGGACGTGAAGCGGGGCGCAAAGTGATCGATAATATTACGCTATGGTCACATGTGGCGAATGTGGGGGATGCTAAATCTCTGATCATCCATCCTGCATCAACGACACATCAACAATTGTCTGCGGAAGACTTGAAAAAGACGGGGACGCCGGAAGAATTGATCCGTCTGTCTGTCGGACTTGAGTCTACGGAAGATATCATTGCAGACCTGCAGCAGGCAATCGAAAAAGCCGCGCCGGTCGCAGTCCGCTAAACAGAATAACAACTAGCTGCGAAAGCCGTCACATAGAACGGCTTTTGCGAGTAAAAGCGAAGCGTTACGAGCACTGGCTAAACGCCCTCCGCTTTAGAAAGGAAAGGGTGGTTTCATGCCGTCAATTAAAGTGGCCATACTCGGTTTCGGTACGGTCGGTGAAGGTGTTTACAGAATCCTGCAGGAAAAGCGGGAAGAGATTAAAAGAAGCACTGGTTTCACCGTTGATGTCGTATCCATCCTTGTAAAAGACAAGGCAAAAGAACGTATGCCGATTACAGGCGCAAAATTTACAGATGACATTCAGGAAATATTGGGGAATCCCGAAATCGATATCGTTCTCGAAGCGATTGTCGGGGAAGAACCTGCGTATACGTATTTGTCGGATGCGATCGAGAAGGGTTGCCACATCATTACCGCGAACAAAAAGATGTTTGCAAAACACGGACCTGCGTTAATGAAACATGCCGAGTTCCGGGATGTGCAAGTTGGGTTCGAAGCGACGACAGCTGGCGGCGTCCCGGTCATCCGGACGGTGTCCAATTTGCTGGCAAGTGATCGTATCAAACGGATCCAAGGCATTTTAAATGGGACGTCAAATTTCATTTTGACGAAAATGCGCGATGAAGGATCTTCATTCAAACAAGCACTTTCTGATGCGCAGCAAAACGGGTTCGCTGAAGCGGATCCTGCAGATGACGTGGATGGCACGGACGCCTTCCGTAAACTGATGATTTTGAGCTCGCTCGCTTTCGGTCAACAGCCCGATTGGGAGGACGTCCCTGTCGTCGGAATCGATCATCTTAAGTCGATCGATATTATTGATGCATCGAAAGGCGATCTCCGTTATCGTCACGTGGCGGATATTTGGAAAGACGAAAAAGGGAAGTTGCAAGCGACTGTAGGTCCGGTTTTGATTGGCGCCGATCATCCGCTGTTCAGCATTGACGGTGTCGACAATGCAATCATTCTAGATACCGAGTACCTTGGTTCATTGACTTTGGTTGGCCCTGGTGCGGGAATGTACCCGACAGGAAGTGCGATGGTTGCCGACCTGCTGCATATCATTCGTCAACACAAAGCGGTCATGGTACCGAATTGAAAAAGTGGAGGGGGAATTTTTAATTCCGTCCTCCACTCAGCCTGTTGGTAAACGCTCGCATCCGTTGTTGCTCGTCTCGCTCTTCCGCTCATGAACTTAAGTTCTATTCGCGTCTTCGCTCGACGTCGCGCGGGCTCGCAGGATGCGAGTCATGCAACCGTCGCCACAGGACGTGGTGCTCTTAGGTTGCCTTCCTTGACAAGCGTTTTCAATCAGGCTGAGGAGTTTCTTGCGCATCATAGCTTTCCTTAAAAAAGAGTGTAGACAAAGTCGAAAAATGACTTTATCTACACTTTTTTATGTCGTTCAAACGTTGTCTTTCGCTTTCCTTCTTCTCGGCCGTTCACTCTTTGGCAGTTCGCTCTTCAACGCTTTGAGTAATGAAATAATCATTAGCAAAATGATGAAAGAGAAAGGCAATGCGGCAATGATGATCGTGTTTTGCAGTGCAGTCAATCCATTTACGGACAATAAAATAATCGCAATGGTCGATTGGATGACACCCCAAATGATTTTCACACTATTCGGTGGGGTCAATGATCCGTACGTGGACTGCATGCCTAACACAAATGTCGCCGAGTCTGCGGACGTAATGAAAAAGGATGCAATGAGCAAAACAGCTACAATTGAAATGATAATTGACAAAGGCATCGCATGGAACATTTCAAAAATCGTCAACTCAGTGTCCGTCTTCGCTAAATCTACAATCCCTTCACGTTGCATATTGATGGCGGTCGTTCCAAAAGCTGAAAACCAGATGGCGCTAAGGACGGTTGGCGCCAACATGACAACAACCATGAATTCCCGGATTGTTCTGCCTTTCGATACCCGTGCGATGAACATGCTGACGAACGGTGCCCATGAAATCCACCATGCCCAATAGAAGATCGTCCAATCTTCTAACCAGCCACGATGAATATCATTCAAAGGTGCAGTACGGAAACTCATCGAAACAAGATTGGCGAGATAGCCCCCGATGGAATCAGTGAAAACATTGAAAATGAGTAAAGTCGGTCCTAAGATGAGGACAAAACCTAATAGGGCGATCGCCAATATTAAGTTTGTGTTCGATAAATATTTGATGCCTTTGCTAAGTCCTGACCAGGCCGACATAACAAAAAGAACGGTCACGACTGCAATGATGATCAGTTGTGAAGTGAATCCGATCGTAAAGCCGAATAGATAATTCAGCCCTGCGTTAATTTGAACAGCACCGAAGCCGAGAGAAGTGGCAACGCCAAAAGCTGTTGCAAATACGGCAAGCACATCGACGAGAACGCCCCAAGGCCCTTCCATCTTTTTACCGAAAATCGGCTTCAATGTTGCTGAAATTAACCCTGGCTCCTCTTTGCGGAATTGGAAATATGCCAAAGCAAGCCCAACAATCCCGTACATGGCCCATACATGCAATCCCCAATGGAAAAATGTCTGTCGCATCGCCTCTTTAAAAGCAGCGTCCGTATTGGGCTCTGCAGTTGCAGGATTAATGGCATAGTGGGAGAGTGGTTCGGCGGCTCCGTAAAACACTAATCCAATTCCCATCCCAGCAGAAAATAGCATGGCAATCCAAGTGATTGTTGAAAACGTCGGGCGGTCCGCATCTTGCCCTAAACGCACTTTGCCGAAAGGGCTGAAAATGAAGAATATGCTAAGCACAAGAAGAAATGAGAGCAGAAGCATGTAATACCATCCAAATGAAGATGAAACGAAGGATTTGATGGATGTTGTAACGGCTTCAAAACTTTCCGCCGCAGCAACTCCATATCCAACGGCTAATATAATTAGACCAATTGTGATATAAAATACGTTTGATATTTTTCGCATGTTTCCCCCTATGAATAATGGTTTTTTGAAACGACTACACACTATACCAATCATGAAGCGGGAATGCAAAGGCAGTGAAAATGTAAACACTTACACAAATGAATCATTTGATTTTTTTATTAACATGTACAGAATGCATACTTAAGGTGCTGGCTAGAAGTAAAAAGAAACTTTAGAATTGAAAAATTCGATTGGATTGAATGAAAAAATTGTGTCTTTCTGACTATGGCACATCCCTGATTTCAGTTTACCCTCTGTAAGAGAATTTAATCCTCGTCTTTGATATCCCGATCTGGAGGAATTGGTTCATTTAAGTAGTCCTCAATTTGCCTTTTCAACGTTTCGAGTTGGGTGAAATAGTTGCTGAACTGATTTTGGTTGATGAAAAACTGTTCGCCGTCATGGACGGCACGGATGCGTCCTTCCCATACATACTTTCTGACTTGCTCGGCAGGCATACCTAAATATTCTGCTGTTTCTTCAATCGTCATATACATCAAAAAAACCTCCTTCTTTATTTCATTATAATGCAACGATGCTCCTCCTACATATTTTGATTGTACTTGGGCAATGTTAAAAGAAGTATATGAATGGAGGCAACAACAATGAATGAGGAAACAAACGTGAACCACGGAAGGTCGCTTCTGATCAAAGCAATATTGATTTTTCCGGTTCTATGGATTGTGTTAACGGTCTTTAATGGTGTTTCTTTTTGGCACTCGACTATTTTAGGTGTCGCTTTACTGTTAATTTCCTACCTGGGAGATTTGATGATCTTCCCAAGAGTGGGCAATATGACCGCGACGATTGGAGACTTGGCGTTAGCATTTATCGTTCTATGGGGTGGCTTGAATTTGCTTGGCTATTCGGAAGCTATGGGAGAAGCATTTCTGGCAGGAGCTATTCTCGCTGTCGGGGAATACTTTTTTCACTCTTGGCTATTAAAAACACAATACGGCAACACTTATGTATGAGTAAAAGAAAACAGAGAGCGGCGTTCAATGCCACTCTCTGTTTTTTAATCTTATATGAGTTTGCTGAAATTAAGTCGTTTATCCAATGCAACCATTACAGGAATGCCGATTGCCATGACGACAAATTCGCCAACAGCGACGAAAAGCCAAGTCAGTAGGAAAGGCAGTTCCAGAACGATGTTCAACTCCCAAGCGATAAGGAACATCGTGAATGTGAATACAATTGTATTGAAAAACATCCGTCGGTAAATCCCTTTAATGAATTTCGCGGATAGGATTGTAATTGATAGAGCGAGGACGGATTGCCCAACTCCGAATACGAGATCGATCGGTCCCAATTCTGAAAAAAGCAGATTGGCAACAAAAACGCCTAATACGACGCCGACGATATATTTTTTATTGAACACGACGAGATGATTGAACATCTCTGACAAGCGAAACTGAATGTTTGTGAATCCGAACGGGGCAATCAAAAACGTCACAGCAACATACAACGCAGCGATAATACCGCTCGTTGCCATCGTTTTTACTTTCATATTCATTTCTCCTTAGTTTTTTTTCGTGGGATGGTTACGAACCACGCGGCAAAAAAGCCTGCCTATTAGTGTACCATAGAGCTATTGGTCGTTCAATAGCCATTAATTTCAAGAGGAATTGAGGCTTGTATGATAAACTGAAGGAAACAGTTACAACAGTACAGGAGGATACCATATGTCTGCGAACGAAATTAGGAAAACGATACTTATTGAATCCCCTATTGAAACGATTTGGCCGTATGTGTCAACAGCAGAAGGAATTGGTGCTTGGTTCATGCCGAACGATCTGGAACCGGTCGAAGGGAAGGAGTTCACCTTGCAAGCGGGTCCCTGGGGAAAATCTCCATGTAAAGTGACGCAAGTCCAACCGCCGAACAGTTTGTCGTTCGACTGGGGAAAGGATTGGCATGTTCATTTTCAATTGAAGGAAATTGATGGCCAAACCGAGTTGACGTTCATCCACGCTGGCTGGGAAGAAGGTAAACAGACGGAGTTCGGTGAATCGCACGACGTCGTTCGACCGCGTATGTCCGAGGGTTGGAATGGACTTTTGGCGAAGCTTAAAAATGTAATCGGATCGACAGCCGAATAATTGAGAGAATTCATACACCCTTCTTCGATATCATGATATATTCATAATATCGGGGGAGGGGATTTCTTTGTCACAACGAATTGCATTCATAGTTGTCTTATTAGGAGCGGTGCTTTGGGGAACGACGGGCACCGCGCAAACATTCATGCCGCAAACGGTTCACCCGTTGGCGGTCGGTGCCTCAAGGCTTGCGGTCGGCGGTTTCACTTTGCTCATACTCATGCTTGCTCTTCGAAAAATCGACTTTCGGAACTGGCCGTGGAAAGCGACGCTCCTTTCGGCATTGGCGATGGCAATCTTCCAATATTGCTTTTTCACGTCAATCCGGTTGACGGGCATCGCCATCGGAACCGTAGTTACGATTGGAAGTGCACCGATGTTTTCAGGGATTATTGAATGGTTAATCTTGAAGAAGCGCCCGACAAAAATATGGGCAACTGCCACATCCCTTGCCATTGTCGGCTGTGTATTATTATTTTCGAATAAAGAGGGGCTCGTCGTCAATCCGATCGGCGTCTCACTTTCATTAATTGCCGGACTTTTATTTGCCTTTTATACTTTATTTAATAAAGAAGTGTTAGAAAAAGTGGACGCTATTCCAACCGTTGCCGTCATTTTCTCGGTGAGTGCAATCATGCTTATGCCATTTTTGTTCATCTTCGAAACGGAAGGGTTGCTCACTGTTCCTGGTATCTCGACAATGATTTATCTCGGCATCGCGACGACAAGTGTGGCATATATCTTGTTTTCCACCGGGTTACGTCACATCCCCTCGTCATCCGCGGTTACGCTCTCGCTAGCCGAACCGCTCACTGCCGCGATTTTAAGCGTGCTC
The genomic region above belongs to Sporosarcina sp. Marseille-Q4943 and contains:
- a CDS encoding PucR family transcriptional regulator; this encodes MGELQIAVSDILKRPLFKDAKVVAGEEGIGRQVKWAHVLEIQEFESLINGGELILTTGVGLQLDLPTQLKYVKRLIEKNVACICIELGPYFIEIPHEIIQLANEHRFPIIVFEKTVKFVDITQDLHTAIINRHHQMLSQLDALSRKFIDLSLAPNGILKILQELHLFFKQGIMFIGNHEKSYYYPSEMKEVESVLQQNTNLFSSPQKEEHIISIQERSFACMPVRGLGQLLGFACMEITAPRTDDMTFLILDRAALAIAQILLRSRTIAERKQKSEGEFVRNLLNGRAVDQDEIHAYLPTPSSNMYYRIFTIHIDDLALDIADEDWEEIRIQRSMTIRTLFNRHGFFPAVSSVKNEIVIIAFFLSASEHKKETDRYLQVLHLIERFNHSDYLLGSKCRFGIGTVYQDIKDIKKGYEESRKVLTLHKSGLVTTYFYEQLGIYRLLSELTASNQLQSFVDEHISSVIAYDKENDSELYETLCVYLECSGAKKETADRLFIVRQTLYHRLEKLEVLLGNNFMESQKRLAIEIAIHAYQFLKHSQST
- a CDS encoding CoA-acylating methylmalonate-semialdehyde dehydrogenase, with amino-acid sequence MQTVATEKKTLSNFVNGQWVKSRTDKYEEVPNPATGEILAEVPISTTEDLEVAVAAAKEAFAKWKKTPVPQRSRILFNYQQLLVKHWDELAKLITIENGKNYNEAYGEVQRGIECVEFAAGAPTLMMGYQLPDIATNIESGAYRYPIGVIGGITPFNFPMMVPCWMFPMAIATGNTFILKPSERTPLLANRLAELLKEAGLPDGVFNIVHGAHDIVNGILSHPDIPAISFVGSQPVAEYVYKTGAANGKRVQALAGAKNHTIVMPDANMDLAVKDIINAAFGSAGERCMACSVVVAVGDIADQLVNRLVEESDKLTIGNGLEEGIFLGPVIRDSHKDRTLAYIESGIEEGAKLIRDGRKDETSSEGGYFVGPTIFDNVTQEMKIWKDEIFAPVLSIVRVDTLDEAIAYANKSEFANGACLFTDSAKAIRQFREEIDAGMLGVNLGVPAPMAFFPFSGYKKSFYGDLHANGRDGVEFYTRKKMLTARHSY
- a CDS encoding aspartate aminotransferase family protein, which translates into the protein MTTVHEQTKSVVDKDRDNIWHHISAYNEKNPPMVVEKGEGAWITDHKGNRYLDGMAGLWAVNVGYGREEMAQAAFEQMKKLAYVPMMQSHGPAIELAEKINELLGGDYKIFYSNSGSDANEVAFKLARQYHQQNGESSRYKFISRYRAYHGSSMGALAATGQALRKYKYEPLAPGFLHIAPPDNYRRPAGQSVEDYNIQRAQEFEEKVIWEQKETIAGIIMEPLITGGGILIPHPVYVEKVQEICRRHGVLLIIDEVICGFGRTGKMFGHQHFNCKPDIITMAKGLTSAYLPLSVTAIRKDIYDKFDTGQENSHFRHVNTFGGNPAACALALKNIEIIEREQLVERSAELGERLLKELEELKNHPYVGDIRGKGFLLGIELVEDKKTKEPATNARMAKIMGDCKANGLIVGRNGDTVAGYNNILALSPPLSCTDEDFDFIVAVLKKVFNENK
- a CDS encoding glycerol-3-phosphate acyltransferase; translation: MILWSIGIILFGYLIGCLHGSTVAQWLSGVNLKESGVKNAGASNATMVLGKRYGALVALIDIGKGIVAVLAVRFAAERFGLAPEHVTAFLFLVGAAVVFGHNFPFHMKFNGGKGTASVIGVLFAIDWRFGIAGLLLFVIVAIVTDILVFGVFMLYGTFLAAAIWMVGYWPILITILLFIMAVWKHLENVKRIMNRTEPRIRAELKKKKQDR
- a CDS encoding O-acetylhomoserine aminocarboxypropyltransferase/cysteine synthase family protein; this translates as MTNKQLQPETLLLHGGQKPDPITGSRAVPIHRTTAFVFRDTEHAQNLFGLQEAGNIYTRITNPTVAVFEERVALLEGGTAAVALSSGMAAIAFSILNIAGAGDEIVAAGNLYGGTYNLFAVTLPRYGINVKFVDAEDPENFRAAITDKTKAIFAETIGNPSLQVLDIEAVANIAHENEIPFLIDNTFASPYGSNPIEFGADVVIHSATKWIGGHGTTIGGVVVDAGKFDWTRGKFPGFTEPDETYNGLRYGVDTAAAAFATKLRVQLLRDFGPCLDPDSAFNFLQGLETLHLRVTRHNENAVKVAEFLQAHPSVEWITYTGLEDHPTYENAKKYLKNGFGSIIVFGIKGGREAGRKVIDNITLWSHVANVGDAKSLIIHPASTTHQQLSAEDLKKTGTPEELIRLSVGLESTEDIIADLQQAIEKAAPVAVR
- a CDS encoding homoserine dehydrogenase, which translates into the protein MPSIKVAILGFGTVGEGVYRILQEKREEIKRSTGFTVDVVSILVKDKAKERMPITGAKFTDDIQEILGNPEIDIVLEAIVGEEPAYTYLSDAIEKGCHIITANKKMFAKHGPALMKHAEFRDVQVGFEATTAGGVPVIRTVSNLLASDRIKRIQGILNGTSNFILTKMRDEGSSFKQALSDAQQNGFAEADPADDVDGTDAFRKLMILSSLAFGQQPDWEDVPVVGIDHLKSIDIIDASKGDLRYRHVADIWKDEKGKLQATVGPVLIGADHPLFSIDGVDNAIILDTEYLGSLTLVGPGAGMYPTGSAMVADLLHIIRQHKAVMVPN